One genomic segment of Planctomycetaceae bacterium includes these proteins:
- a CDS encoding S1C family serine protease produces the protein MIRHASLLCLFFIQVGSLSANEVTLQQRQERLTEALKSVQPAIVGVTDRIGFGSGVVVSGDGIVLTAAHVVESSHFRRRRSRQSTYVIFPDGREYECDVLGKNRSADAAMLKIKRMPADGSEFPHVTMGRSSEVSAGDFCFALGHPGGFRKDRPAPVRFGRVLSVGAMTIISDNAIVLGDSGGPLFDLDGRLIGIHSMITEVIVENRHVAIDVWHRDWDRLKNGDEWGRLRAFDNELAESDFFGTDLRWRHFTAEVRGVIRNGPADKAGIQPNDTLVSIDGQRFADRLELSTLLDQLEDGREVDVVLRRSDRERTVHLKTGIRPDDSDEPHSFGHDDDDSEDEDTKLELTLHRRVGPYEKRSPDQLKEFEPVVKAVKNSVVEIHEFGRSLALGTVMSRNGYILTKASELHRAVDPDCVFPDGSRRKFRRVAVDDAYDLALLKVDAADLTPVTWAGDDTTDPGRLVITTDFRGNPILPGVISVDIHTLQTASKPFLGIEPFPHSSGVLIRKVIAGGAAERSGLKGGDVVLQISGTEMKGPEQLVSHLQNYSPGDRIDVKVIRDNKIITVPVTLTGRFISEQNDALLPRYSELKELGKYASLHNSGFPEAFQHDTDLFPQQCGGPLLDASGNAIGINIARAARISSYAIPASAVQRVFEQLKKQDTESAL, from the coding sequence ATGATTCGTCACGCTTCTTTACTGTGCCTTTTCTTCATCCAGGTCGGCAGTCTTTCCGCAAACGAAGTTACTCTGCAACAGCGGCAGGAGCGGCTGACGGAGGCACTGAAAAGCGTGCAGCCCGCCATCGTGGGAGTCACCGACAGAATTGGTTTTGGCAGCGGTGTGGTGGTTTCCGGTGACGGAATCGTATTGACGGCAGCTCACGTCGTTGAGTCGTCACACTTCAGACGCCGCAGGTCCAGACAGTCAACGTACGTCATCTTTCCGGATGGCCGGGAATACGAATGCGACGTGCTGGGAAAGAACCGTTCCGCCGACGCGGCCATGCTGAAGATCAAGCGGATGCCCGCCGACGGCAGCGAGTTTCCTCACGTGACGATGGGGCGTTCGTCGGAGGTCAGCGCGGGAGACTTCTGTTTTGCTCTGGGACATCCTGGCGGCTTCCGCAAAGACCGCCCGGCACCCGTGCGATTCGGCCGCGTGCTGTCCGTCGGCGCAATGACAATCATTTCCGATAACGCCATTGTGCTGGGTGATTCCGGCGGACCGCTATTTGATCTGGACGGTCGGCTGATCGGCATTCACAGCATGATTACGGAAGTCATCGTCGAGAACCGCCATGTCGCCATCGACGTCTGGCATCGCGACTGGGATCGACTGAAAAACGGTGACGAATGGGGACGGCTGCGGGCGTTTGACAACGAACTTGCCGAATCCGACTTCTTCGGCACCGATCTTCGCTGGCGGCACTTCACGGCGGAAGTCCGCGGAGTCATCAGAAACGGTCCGGCCGATAAAGCCGGCATCCAGCCAAACGATACGCTGGTTTCGATCGACGGCCAGCGGTTTGCGGATCGCCTGGAACTCAGCACTTTGCTGGACCAGTTGGAAGACGGCCGGGAAGTCGACGTTGTTTTGCGCCGCAGCGATCGGGAGCGAACGGTCCATCTGAAGACCGGCATACGTCCGGACGACAGCGACGAACCGCATTCCTTTGGTCACGACGATGATGACAGCGAAGATGAAGACACGAAACTGGAATTGACACTTCATCGCCGAGTCGGGCCGTATGAGAAGCGGTCGCCAGACCAGTTGAAGGAATTCGAACCGGTCGTCAAAGCCGTTAAGAACTCCGTTGTGGAGATCCACGAATTCGGACGCTCGCTGGCGCTGGGAACCGTCATGTCGCGTAACGGCTACATTCTGACGAAAGCCAGCGAACTGCATCGCGCGGTTGACCCGGATTGCGTCTTCCCCGATGGCAGTCGCCGGAAGTTCCGGCGCGTCGCCGTCGACGATGCCTACGATCTTGCGCTGCTGAAAGTCGACGCCGCGGATCTGACTCCTGTCACCTGGGCCGGCGACGACACGACTGATCCCGGCCGTTTGGTCATCACAACGGATTTCCGGGGCAACCCGATTCTGCCGGGAGTCATCAGCGTCGATATTCACACGCTGCAGACGGCTTCGAAACCCTTTCTGGGAATCGAACCGTTCCCGCATTCGTCAGGCGTGCTGATCAGAAAAGTGATTGCCGGGGGAGCGGCCGAACGAAGCGGTCTGAAAGGCGGCGATGTCGTGCTGCAAATCAGCGGAACGGAGATGAAAGGCCCGGAACAACTGGTCTCGCACCTGCAGAACTATTCGCCGGGCGACAGGATCGACGTGAAGGTGATCCGCGATAACAAGATCATCACCGTCCCCGTGACTCTGACTGGACGGTTCATCAGTGAACAGAATGACGCGCTGCTTCCGCGCTACAGCGAACTGAAGGAGCTTGGCAAGTATGCCAGCCTGCACAACTCCGGATTCCCGGAAGCCTTCCAGCACGACACCGACCTGTTTCCGCAGCAATGCGGCGGTCCGTTGCTGGACGCGTCCGGTAATGCGATCGGCATTAACATCGCGCGGGCGGCTCGTATCAGCAGCTACGCCATTCCTGCCAGCGCCGTCCAGCGCGTGTTTGAACAACTGAAGAAACAGGACACGGAATCCGCGCTGTAA
- a CDS encoding thiazole synthase, which yields MSLSASAETQLPSTGAQSLQPADTPLTLGTHTLKSRLIVGTGKYATFEQMRDCLRVSGADVITVAVRRERLVDAEGRNILDFIDLDQYTILPNTAGCFSAEDAIRVARLGREILRGLENPGADWVKLEVLGDTKTLLPDPVATIDACRQLVDDGFQVLCYTSDDPMTARRLKEAGATSVMPAGSPIGSGQGILNPNSIRICLEYLKEDDPDYPVIVDAGVGTASDVAVAMELGCDGVLLNTGIAGARNPHLMADAMRQACQAGRHAFLAGRIAKKLYATASSPTEGCIV from the coding sequence ATGAGCCTATCCGCATCTGCCGAGACGCAACTTCCGTCCACCGGCGCGCAGTCGCTTCAGCCCGCGGACACTCCGCTGACTCTCGGTACGCATACACTGAAGTCTCGGCTGATCGTGGGAACCGGCAAATACGCGACCTTCGAACAAATGCGCGACTGCCTGCGGGTCAGCGGAGCGGACGTGATCACTGTGGCCGTCCGCCGCGAACGGCTGGTTGACGCGGAAGGCCGCAACATTCTGGATTTCATTGATCTGGACCAGTACACGATTCTGCCGAACACAGCGGGATGCTTTTCGGCCGAAGATGCAATTCGCGTCGCTCGGCTGGGTCGTGAAATCCTGCGGGGCCTGGAAAACCCGGGAGCCGACTGGGTCAAGCTGGAAGTTCTGGGCGACACGAAAACGCTGTTGCCGGATCCCGTTGCGACGATTGACGCCTGCCGCCAGCTTGTGGACGACGGGTTTCAGGTGCTGTGCTATACGTCGGACGATCCCATGACCGCGCGGCGCTTGAAGGAAGCGGGAGCGACATCCGTGATGCCGGCCGGCAGCCCGATCGGCAGCGGGCAGGGGATTCTGAACCCCAACAGCATCCGCATCTGTCTGGAGTACCTGAAGGAAGACGACCCGGACTATCCGGTCATCGTGGATGCCGGAGTCGGCACGGCCAGCGATGTGGCGGTCGCGATGGAATTGGGATGCGACGGCGTCTTACTCAACACGGGAATCGCCGGCGCGCGCAACCCGCACCTGATGGCGGATGCCATGCGACAGGCATGTCAGGCCGGGCGGCACGCATTTCTGGCAGGACGGATTGCGAAGAAACTGTACGCGACCGCGTCCAGCCCGACGGAAGGCTGCATTGTCTGA